In Hyphomicrobium denitrificans ATCC 51888, the DNA window AGTGCTGCGCGCGCTCCTTCGGCTCCGCCAGACGTCCAGCCGTCAGCCAATACGGCGGCATTCATGGCTCCAGCCGACGTCCCCGATATAGCTTCTATTTTAAGCCAGGGTTCTTCGAGCAGCCTATCAAGCACGCCCCAGGTAAAGGCGCCGTGAGATCCACCGCCCTGCAGCGCCAAGTCAACCAGTACGACATCGCGCTTGACGGACACGTCGGACCTCTTTGCGTATAGCGAACAGATAGAGCCGAGGCATAACGCAGAGGACGAGCGAAGACATGCGTTTTGCGTTATGTCGGCGTAATAGCAGTACGATGGCAATCCGCATTATACATTCAATCAATATGGATACCGCTTATCATCTGCGCGGCTGTTTACATACTCTAAGATGCAAACGAATGACGGGCATCTCGGCACATGTGAATGCAAGCATTGCACTGCCATTAACCGATGTACGACGATCAATTGCATCGGCTTGCGAAAAATGGAACGTATGCCGAAACGAGATCATCTGGTAAAATGTCGAACACAATCCACGATAGCCTTTGAGATTAATCTCGTTCGGCGGTTTGGATGATCGGCACCTTTCCATGATTTTCCCGCCTGCCGATTTCGATGTGCTTTTGAGCCGAGTACCGCGCAATGGGTTTGCTGGGCATACTGGTCGGTCTCGGTTTCTTAATTTGGCTGTCATATCGCGGCTGGACCATTCTTCTGTTGGCTCCGGCTGCGGCGCTCATCGCTGCAGCTTTCTCGCGTGAACCGCTTCTTGCGCATTGGACCCAGACGTTCATGGGCAGCGCAGCGCAGTTTCTTGCTCAGTTCTTTCCGCTGTTTTTACTCGGTGCGCTATTCGGCAAACTGATGGACGATAGCGGTTCCGTCAGGGCGATTTCGCGTTACATGAGCGAACGCATGGGCCCTTCGCATGCCATGTTAGCCGTCGTGCTTGCGGGCGCCGCAGTGACGTACGGCGGCGTCAGCCTGTTCGTCGCCTTTTTCGTGCTTGCTCCAATGGCGCAGGATCTGTTTCGCGCCGCGAACATTCCTCGCCGTTTGATGCCCGCCGCGATTGCTCTCGGCACATCGACGTTCACAATGTCAGCATTGCCTGGAACTCCGGCAATCCAGAATGCGATCCCGATGCCGTTCTTCGGAACGACACCGTTCGCCGCGCCCATTCTCGGTATCATTGCCTCCGGCATCATGCTGGCGTTCGGCATGTGGTGGCTGAAGCGCAGTCAGGCCGCCGCAGAGCGCGCAGGCGAGGGGTATGGCGGCGCAGATATGCTTCCGGCAAATGGTGTTGCCGATGACCAGTTCATCCGCGAACGTGCAACGAGCGCGCGCGAATTCGACACCGCAGAACTTCAACACGGACAGGCGAGCGAGACGCTGCCGCCCGTGGCGCTGGCGGCTCTGCCATTGGCGACTGTCGTGATTGTCAATTTCTTGATGGCGATGCTGGTCCTGCCACGGCTCGACTTTTCCTTTTTGGCTGAAGACAAGTGGGGATCGACGTCGCTTTCCGCAGTGGCGGGTGTCTGGTCGGTCGTTGTGGCGCTCGCAACCGCAACGGTACTGCTCATCCTCATCAATCGGGAGCGTTTGCCGAATCTGCGCGCAAGCATTGACGCTGGAGCCAATGCGTCGGTCTTGCCTGCGGTCAGCGTTGCAAGCCTGGTCGGATTCGGCGCAGTCGTTGCCATGCTTCCGGCCTTTGCCGTTGTTCGCGATTGGGTGCTATCGATTGGCTCTAATCCACTTGTTTCTCTTGCGACAGCGACCAACATCCTCGCCGCCCTCACCGGTTCAGCTTCCGGTGGCTTGACGATTGCCCTCGATGCGCTCGGTGAAACCTTCGTGCGTATTGCGTCGGAAACCGGCATCGATCCATCGCTCTTGCACCGTGTTGCGGTCATCAGCGCCGGCACGCTCGATAGTCTCCCGCACAATGGTGCCGTCGTGACACTGCTTGCCGTATGCGGCACGAGCCATCGCGAAAGCTACCGCGATCTTGCAATGGTTGCGATCGTCGGGGCGGTCGTCGCGCTCGTGGTCGTTATTGTCCTGGGTTCACTTTTCGGCTCGTTCTGAGGAGACGCGAGAGACGACGATGGTTTTGGGTTTCTGAAAGCGTCGAACTCCTAGATGTTGCCGTCCGAGAGTTGCTTGCATGACTGACATTGCGTCCAACGTGTCAAACTTCTGGAGAAGTGCCGCTATTCGAGGAGCGATGTTCTTCGCTCTTTGGGTCATCCTGACATTGGGTGATCGGAACGATTTCGCCGTTGGTATTTTTGCCGCGATCATCGCAACGTGGATCAGCCTGTTCCTGCTACCCCCAGCCCCGACTCATCCGTCTTTGCTGCCATTGCTCAAGTTCATGCTGCATTTCTTTCGGCAGTCCGTCATCGCCGGCCTTGATGTCGCCAAGCGCGCCTTCGACCCGAAGCTTCCGCTTAATCCGGGCTATGTCCAGTTTTCTTGCCCCATATCAGCCGGACCGGCACGAAGTGCATTCTGCGCGCTTTCGAGCCTGTTGCCCGGCACCATGCCGGTAAAATCCGACGCGACCGGCAACGTTCTCGTTCATTGCCTGGATACTCTTCAGCCGGTCGTCGAGCAGCTTTCCAAGGATGCCAGTCTCTTTCGTGCGGCGGCAGGGGCGGTGCGAAACGATGGATAACTTTCTTTTTCGCGGTCGCGGCTTTCGTATTGGGTCTTCTGATCCTCGGACTCGTTTGCGTTCTGAAGGGGGCGACATTGGCCGACCGGATGATGTCGGCGCAGCTTCTTGGAACCAGTGGCCGGAAATCCGGCCTCGCAAGTGACCTGCGAATGTTTTGCAGGATAGTGTGCGCGCTATGAAGCTCGGGCGAGCCCTCCTTGCGCGCGTAGGCGCTCTCAGATCGTTCCGAGATTGTTCGACGCCGTCGCTTTGAACTCGATGGCGGATTCATAGAGATCGTTTTTGATGCGTTGAGCGCTGGCGCCCACCTCGACCTCAACGTTCGGCAGATTGCCCGGGCTCGCAATGAACTTGCGAAAATTGGGATTCTCGAGCGAAAGACTTTTGATGTACTGGCCGATGACCTTGGCTTGAATCTGCTGCTGGCCTTCCGCAGGACCGGCATGATCGTCGGTGGGCCTTCGATTTGCTTATATGATACATTCCTTACGCCAAAATGGATGGGTTCGCTGACTTACGACCTCTGATACGCACCAAGACGAACGTCCTCATTTCGCCCGAAGGTGGTCGGGCGATCATTCTCGTTTCAAATAAGCATTCAGAGATATGTAGTGCTTCGCTATTTGTGGGCGCGCCGCATGGATATGAATCCGTGCATTTTCCACTTAATACAATTGGAAACTCTTTCTGTTAAAGGAAGCAGCTATAAGCTATTGAAATAATTTGTTTGCATATATTGTTGCGCATTGTATTTTGCCAAAGTTCAATCATGTAATTGCCACATTACGCTCATCTTGGAGATGGCCATAATAAGCTTTATTCCCGCGCTTTTTGATTTTTAATTTGCGCCAACCCAATTTTGCGAGCCCGTACGGCGGTCGTTTTGCGCGTAATTTCTTTGTCTCGAATTAGCCTTTCAAGAACGTCCTCATCTATTCTGCAGATCTCATAAAGTGCGGAAGTGACGTTTAGACAAATCGGACTGATGTTTCATCAACGTCGCATTTCTAGAAATGCGCGTTAATTTGCTTAATCTACCTTTTTTCCCATCCCAGATTTGCAACCACCATCATGTGTTTATGAGCTGGTGCGTGGCATATCGCATGGCAAATAGCTGCTGCCTCGAACACCAATGGCGGTTTTGAATTCACGCAGAATTTGAGTCGCTTAATTACATTTTTTATATTTGGAAATTTAGCCATCTGCTGCGCCAAACGAACACTATTAAGCACGTTTCGAAGCGTGCAATTCTCTATTTATAACTGGACTGACTATCGCGCGTCGCGATCGTATGATGATTACGTTCCTATCGAAAGGCGGGATCTGCCGGCAACAAAAATGGGCGACGCACAGGCCTTGTATGGAGGCGACGCAATTGCCGGAAGCGATAGCTAGTGTCTGCCAAGGGCGTCTGATACAAGATCGTTTGTCGCTTTGACTAGGTTCCAGATTTTGTCAGCGATGCGTACTCAGCGCAGAGCCATACTGAGCCCCTAGTCGGCCCGCCGAATTACGTGCTTTGGGAGCTGTCCCGGTCGACAAGAGAACACCTGATCGATCAGAGTGTTCGGAATTATCACCGCTGGCGATACGGCGCACGTTGGTTTCACCTTTTTAAGGTGAGCGGACAGTTTCTTCAGGAGCAACACGCTGCTTCCTGAAGCTGCCCCCACAAAAAGGCACGATCAAAATGTTTATAGGAGTTTATAGTTTTTACGACGTACGCGTCGTAACTGTAAGTCATTGAAATGGTGGGTGATCACGGACTCGAACCGTGGACCCGCTGATTAAGAGTCAGCTGCTCTACCAACTGAGCTAATCACCCGCCGTGGCGTCCTGGTGGCCTGCGATGGCCCAAGGACGTCGAAGGGGCCCAATTGCGGGCCCCGTAGAGGGAGCGCATAGCATCGGCGAACCGCACTGTCCACCCCCTCTTGATCCAAGCCTTGTCTGCGTCGGCGATGCCGCATGCGAGCCCGCCGAACCGCCGCTTAAACGGCCTGCTGGGCCTGCGCGGTTTTCTGCCGTTTCACCGTCAGCTTGGTAAGTGCCGCCACGTAGGCGCGAGCGGAGGCCACCAGAGTGTCCGGATCGGCGGAGCGGCCCGTCACGATGCGTCCGTCCTCTTCGAGGCGCACGGAAACCTCGGCCTGGGCGTCGGTCCCTTCGGTCACGGCGTGCACCTGGTAGAGATCGAGGCGGGCGTTGTGCGGCAGGAGCTGCTTGATGGCGTTGAAGGTTGCATCAACAGGTCCATTGCCGACCGCCTGCACCGTTTTCGACTGGCCTTCGATGTCGAGCGTCAGCGTCGCCGACTGCGGACCCATCGTTCCGGCGATCACCGTCAACGCCGCAACCTTGACCCGGTCGTTCATGTGCGCGACGCCGTCGTCGACAAGGGCTTCGATGTCCTCATCGTAGACGTGCTTCTTGCGGTCGGCGAGCGCCTTGAAGCGATTGAAGGCGTCTTCCATCGCGTTGTCGCCGAGATTGTAGCCGAGTTCCTTGAGCTTCGACTTGAACGCGGCGCGGCCCGAGTGCTTGCCCATGACGAGCGACGATTTTCCGACGCCGACCGACTCCGGCGTCATGATCTCGTAAGTCTCGGTGTGCTTCAGCACGCCGTCCTGATGGATGCCGCTTTCGTGCGCGAAGGCGTTCCGGCC includes these proteins:
- a CDS encoding GntP family permease; its protein translation is MGLLGILVGLGFLIWLSYRGWTILLLAPAAALIAAAFSREPLLAHWTQTFMGSAAQFLAQFFPLFLLGALFGKLMDDSGSVRAISRYMSERMGPSHAMLAVVLAGAAVTYGGVSLFVAFFVLAPMAQDLFRAANIPRRLMPAAIALGTSTFTMSALPGTPAIQNAIPMPFFGTTPFAAPILGIIASGIMLAFGMWWLKRSQAAAERAGEGYGGADMLPANGVADDQFIRERATSAREFDTAELQHGQASETLPPVALAALPLATVVIVNFLMAMLVLPRLDFSFLAEDKWGSTSLSAVAGVWSVVVALATATVLLILINRERLPNLRASIDAGANASVLPAVSVASLVGFGAVVAMLPAFAVVRDWVLSIGSNPLVSLATATNILAALTGSASGGLTIALDALGETFVRIASETGIDPSLLHRVAVISAGTLDSLPHNGAVVTLLAVCGTSHRESYRDLAMVAIVGAVVALVVVIVLGSLFGSF
- a CDS encoding Na+/H+ antiporter subunit E → MTDIASNVSNFWRSAAIRGAMFFALWVILTLGDRNDFAVGIFAAIIATWISLFLLPPAPTHPSLLPLLKFMLHFFRQSVIAGLDVAKRAFDPKLPLNPGYVQFSCPISAGPARSAFCALSSLLPGTMPVKSDATGNVLVHCLDTLQPVVEQLSKDASLFRAAAGAVRNDG
- a CDS encoding protein-export chaperone SecB, with translation MQAKVIGQYIKSLSLENPNFRKFIASPGNLPNVEVEVGASAQRIKNDLYESAIEFKATASNNLGTI